The Numida meleagris isolate 19003 breed g44 Domestic line chromosome 7, NumMel1.0, whole genome shotgun sequence genome contains a region encoding:
- the LOC110402697 gene encoding collagen alpha-1(I) chain-like, with amino-acid sequence METSGRGEPEINLIELLMVLRMVGFHVFTNGLINWVWGWWRGEAGSGLSTTARRQPTPHIEGNTGKRSARTPRLPLGRRRFRPRGGARGLRAPPGLRHGVGSRGQRREGWCARGAVRSDVVGAGLAARHLGPCVEAAEARRRGAGSGSGLAESGSPGERGGGRSAGPPRRAPG; translated from the coding sequence ATGGAAACTTCTGGGAGGGGGGAGCCGGAAATAAACCTCATTGAGCTTTTAATGGTGCTACGCATGGTGGGGTTCCATGTTTTTACTAATGGGTTGATTAACTGGGTGTGGGGTTGGTGGAGGGGTGAGGCGGGCTCGGGGCTTAGCACCACGGCACGGCGCCAGCCCACCCCGCACATAGAAGGGAACACGGGAAAGCGGAGCGCGCGGACACCACGCCTTCCGCTGGGGCGTCGCCGCTTCCGGCCACGAGGGGGCGCTCGGGGGCTCCGCGCGCCTCCCGGACTGCGGCACGGCGTGGGGTCACGTGGGCAGCGGCGCGAGGGGTGGTGCGCGCGCGGCGCGGTGAGGTCAGACGTCGTTGGCGCCGGCTTGGCCGCCCGCCATCTTGGCCCCTGTGTGGAAGCGGCTGAGGCGCGGCGTCGCGGCGCCGGGAGCGGCAGCGGCCTCGCGGAGTCCGGGAGCCCCGGGGAGCGGGGAGGAGGCCGGAGCGCCGGCCCGCCGCGCCGCGCGCCAG